The sequence below is a genomic window from Plasmodium coatneyi strain Hackeri chromosome 13, complete sequence.
CCTCTGCCACGGTGGCAACGGTGGGCGTGGCTCAGTTCAGGAgcaagaagaacaacattTTTGTCAAGTGAGCCGTTTCGAACCGGCTGCGAAGCTGAGCAAATGAGACACGTGAGCTGCTTCCATTTGCATGTGTCATGTGTCCTCGCTTTTGCTGCGTTTGACACCTCGAACTAGCGTATCGGTTCCGCGTAAAAGTTGTATTCCCCTAGAGGCGCATTGTTTATTGTACACATGTTTTTATCCTCGGTGGGGGGAGAAGTCATGAggtgaagggggaaataatCCCCTTCTGCGCTACCCCCTTCCAAAGTGCAAAAATCATATTGCTacaaaagaatttttttttttcttttaaattaaatcttaattttttttctgattaaTTTTACCAGCCAACTACTACGGGGTGCCTTCCCTCTGTGAGGTTGAAATGGTTATATGCTGTATCGGCGTGTGAAGCTTCTTGGGAGAGGCATATTTATGTTTGTCTATGTGCCCCTGCTGCACGAAGACACATTCCTTTGGACACAACCTCTTTGGCGAGGGAGGCCGTTTTGTAAAGTTCTTCAATTATGAAAGCgtccaagaaaaaaaaaaaaaaaaaaaaaaaaacagctagccaaaatgaaagGGTTAAACAAATGGTGGACGTCGATAAAGTGGGTTGCTCGTAATTACGACGAGATGAaggagacaaaaaaaaataataaaataataaaaaaagggggccaaCGTGGGCTAACAAAATGAAGCGACAAAAAGTGGTGAAACAAATAGGCAACCAAATGGGAAACCGAAtggggaacaaaaatgagtCGTCCCTCACGCGTACGCTTCTGCTGGTAATTGATAATTACGAGACGCACAATAACGTAGGGGCAAGTGGGGGATGCAGGACCGCTAAGAGCATAGACAAAACAAATGGGggggatgggaaaaaaaaaaaaaaaaaaaaaaaagacgctcTCAAAGGTGGGCTACTCCACTTGGGGCTTGATCCACGGGTGGTTGAGCGCTGCAGGAAAAGGGAGGTGCAATTTCAGCTCATCGGAAGTGTCGAATTAGTTACGCGGGCGGTTGTCTATTTAATTAAACGCGCAACTCTCCGTGCCGCCAATCTGGACGCCTTAGACTAACCTTGATATGCCGTGagtcttttcttttcatttctctccaacagcttttttaaaaaatccacggccttaaaaaggaaaaaggaaaaaaaataaaataataaaacgcTGTGTGcacgtttctttttttttctttctcgcGGCCCTCTCTTTCTCTATGCCAACCTCGACGGAAAGGGAGGAGAATTCTTTGCTCTTCcagtttatatttttgttgaGTATTTCGTCCTGGGGAAgttacaaaaagggggggcatgCACATCACATGGGGGGGTCAAACAATACTGGTGTGCGTCTTCACGTCAACGCGTTATCGTCACTACTTTGCGCATTGGTTTATTTGCCGCTTAACCAGCTGggcaaacattttttttttttcccttttggttACCACAACTTTGGGAGTGTTCTTCCCCTCAAATGGGTATTTTCCAGTCAGCATGAAGAACACCATCACCCCCAGGGCCCAAATGTCCGACGAGATTGTGTACTTCTTCCTGCAGGAGGTGTGTATACGTGTTGGTGTGTGAAGCTCGTTTGGCACTGCACGTGGTTATCTCTTTGtgtgcttttatttttactaaaaaaaattacttcatttttttttcatttttacctgaTCAGTTCAGGCGAAATGTAATGGGGGGAGCCGCACAGTTCGGTTAGGTATTCGCAGTTCACCTGTGGGGGGGGGATAAATTTGCAACGTGTGTGAAGCTGCTCAAAGGAGCGTGCTAGTAGTAGGGATCACGCTGTCCACACGTCCATATGTCCACTGGTCCAGCCGATGGTTGGACGCTCACCTTCTTGGCCATTCCGAAGTCAATCAACTTGATGCTTTTcgtgtttttatttttaaagaggAAGTTCTCTGCctgaggggggaagaaggggaatttCTCCAATTGGGGTGACTTTTCCATTGGGGTAACTCCTCCGTTGGGGTGATTCCCCCGTTGGCCTTACCTTAATGTCCCGGTGAATTATGTTCCTCGAGTGCAAATACTCCAGTGCGCAGCAGATCTGAGGGGGAGATGAAGTGGAAGGTCattcaggaaaaaattcgaaaaaaaaaaaaaagcagcccCGCATTGGCAGGCAATTCCATTAACGCAGACCCACCTGGCGTACAATCTGGATGGACTCACTCTCCAGTAGACACTTATTTTTCACCACTGTATAAAACAACTCTCCCCCTTCACACTTTTCCAGAATTATGTAAAACTTATGTTTGTCCTCAAAGAAGTCCTTAAATTTGATGATATTTTCGTGGCTCATTACGGAGAGGtactttatttcattttttaccattttctcaaagtttaaattttttttgtgtttttttttttttttttatgatctTCACGGCGTACACTTCCTTCGTTTGTTTGTTGATGCATTCTCGCACGACTCTGTGGGGGTGGAATTTTCGACCGCATGAGGGGTAACCATTAAAATGCAAACGAGTAACCACTCAAATGTAAAGGAGTAACTACACATAGACAGACGCATGTAGACGCTCACCCGAAGGACCCGCAGCCCAACACCTTCCCAAACTTGTACtcgctcttcttcttcttttctacaTTGCTGTAATGATCAATCAGTTTATTTATTgcatttcccattttccttcatgCCCCAAACGAGTGCTAGCTTTAACATAGGGAGGAGCAACAAGGGAGGGCAACAAAGCAACCAGTGACATACGTGTACGTTTGTGCGCACTGTGGGAAACATCttgcaaaaatagaaatgCGTTTCTGTCCATTGAAGCAACTCTTCTTTGTGCTTAATACGAATTCGAATGTGTTGGCGTGATggaaaactgaaaaaaaattcactatCCTTGCGAACACATGGTTGGCTTGGAGGCGCTTTGCCGCATCGTTCTTGGCCGGTGCAGCAGTGCGCCTAAAAGGGTGGAGAGATCgagcggaaaaaaaacacctctCACCGAAACCGCAATCTGCAAAACCGCAGTCTGCGAAATCGTTGCGTGTAAACTTGGCCACGCAGGGCTCGCCGGAAAAGACGCATATAACACAACAAAGGACACACGGGGCGCGCTCGCAAATAACTctttcgtaaaaaaaaaaaattcacttgTGGACAAACAGACAGACAAAGGAGCGACCCATACGCGCATGCGTAGACGAGCACGTTCATGCGCATAAGCAGTTTTGCAGACGGAGGCTTTCTACTCTCTTACGCCTTTAAGTATATcacattcgaaaaaaaaaaaaaaaaaaaaaaaaaaaaaaaaactcaagGCAGCTCTGCGCTTCGATGACGTGGGACATCGTTGGGGCGGCATTCAAAGACGTGACAAAGCGCGCATATAGTTCTCTTTGCAGTTCCAACTGatggttgttttttttactttttttttttttttttttttcctttattcacGTGCCTAACGTATAGGCACTTTTTGCTCTTCCCCCTTATTTGTATGCATGCACGCTTAGCTACGTACACGCGTGGTATGTCCTTCCGCCGCAAAGTTCCTGTGCTAACAGGGGGTGTACGGGGGACTGAACAAATCGAGCCATGTCAAGCTGGAGTGAGTCGCGCGCCGTTACACGGGGAACAAATACGCCCATGTACTTATGTACGTACGTACGTATGGGTGATGCTCGGGGGGAGTTGCTCTACATTGCAGAACAACGCtggagggggaaaggaagaagtagagAATCCTCTAACGGGGTGGAATGTAGAACAGGGGACGGCATGTAGGAAGCACAgtggggaggggaaaaagagcAAACTCGGGAAATGgcgtggagaaaaaaatggcacagaAAAGGATAACATACAATGCGCCGtggtgaaaataaattacagGAGAGCTTGCAAGGTAATGCTAACCGTAACTGAAAACTTTTCCGGGGGGATGCACAAAACAGCTGCGTGGTGATGGGATCTACGGGGGCATGCACCGTCGCCTGCACCGCCTACGCTAGGCTCCCTCCGTTTATTCACTCACTGCAGCAGCTCACACGGGAAAAGCAACTTTTACAGCTGCGtgtcggaaaaaaaaaaaaaaaaaaaaaaaaacgatgatgatatacataatatatgtagataAATGCTGGTACGTTACAACGAGGGAGCAACTCCCCTCTGGAAAAAAAGCTGAATTAACGATGACCCAAAAAGGGGGCCAATGGTGCGCACTTAAAATGGCTTGATTTTGATACCTCCCCATGGAACCACGCCGCTGTGCAGTGAAGATGGTATTGCCCAGTAGATCCTTcacttttgaaaaaaaggaacatccAATTTGAGGTGGAAAAGTGGAGAGAGCTATTATCATTTCGCCAAACATAAGGGTCGATCCTGTTGCACATGCGCCCCCGTTCAGTAGGTAGTCGTtaggaaaacaaaacgaaGGAATTATTGTCATCCTaccccaagggggaaagtGTTCCTTTGTTTTCATACACACACTTGTACATTCTCATagatatatttatgtatacttTTTTGAGGGTAATCGGTGACCCCACCGAAAGACTCAACCGAGAAGGAACAGCCAAACGGTAGAACTGGAAAGAAATGGACCCCCAGTAGGAAGCACAGAAGGGAAGATGATCCTTACAACTCTGCTACCTGCTTTGTTCCCCCCCAGGGTTTTTCCCATAAGTACTGGGGATGTCGTAAATAGAGGGGGGCCAAATTGGTAGGCATATATTTGCCGCAGCGTGGGGGGCTAGAAGGAATGATCGGTTGAGCCTTACGTATGCACCCCCACTTTGTCATCATTTCGAAGCAGCTGCCTACCAGTGGGAGAATTGCACCAATTCTTGCCAATCCATTTGAGTTGCCACACCATTTTCAAATGTAACCCGTTTTGGGACCCAAACTTGTTGGGAAGCCCTCTGCTCGATGGAGGCTGGCCGAAAGGCTTACAAGGGTATGAATTAACCATATGCGGCACGGTGACTCTCCCTACAAAAGGATTCACcagttgtccattttgttcgtCCAGGAAAGAAAGTTAAAGAGGTAGATCCGCATGTAGCTACTACGAAAATTGAAAGAGGACAGaacagttctttttttaaaataaaaaaaaaaaaaaaaaattcatgacATAATATGACAtgcttatttttccccttttgcttcttcatgTGAATGCTCCttggagaaggggaaaaataaaaatgctgtaaatttttctttttttctgcgaaACTGTGCTGGCATAATAGAGGGCATACACTGCGTGTGAGATTTCTCTTCTTTGAGTTCTTGTCCCAACTTTAgtactttcttcatttgcatGTGGAGTGCACACACGTGCGTGCAAAGCTACATCGGTGTAAACTTCACaaaggtggtggtggtggttcCGTGGTTTTTGAGGATCGACTGGTTAGTCGTTTAGCTCCTTCACACATTTAGAAAACTCTACCACCTAGCTTCCGTTGGGGGCACAAACTTCGGGAAATACATGCAGTCGCTTCCTTCCCAGGGTGGCAAAACAGAAATGGAAcaggtttctttttttttgtggaggGGATGAGTCCAACCATGGGGCTTGCACTAAGCCGCACGGAGAATAGGGgactttcctcttcccctaTGTCCCAATCGTATCGCTCCCTAAGTTGTGCGAAAAATGTGGATACACTAACAAAGCAGTTATGTTTGCTTCCCCCATGAGGGTTAAAAAGTTTTCGCACTTTTCTCGATTGATGGAGAAACCATCGTCACGCCCCTTCGTTGGAAGAGAATAACAGAATGAGGACACGGTATCTGGTCGGTTTGTGTGAATGCAAGCCGAGTTTGTTACCATTTCACCTGTCTTCCCGTGGCTTACCTTTTTAAACCAAGGGGATACCACCCTAGAGCTAGTCTAAACAACACTGTGGCGCAGACAGCCACCGGGCAGATACCAAAGATGGAGGAAAGCTTGTTCATAGATCTCGATGGGAATAAAAACCTCTTGGactttattaaaaaatacgAAGAAAGGTTGAAACGAGAAAACTCCACCAATATGGTTTTCTCAGGGGAGGATATGAATGAACAGAATGGGTCTACACAACCAATTGAGCAGAACAAACCGAACGAGGGAAaaccaaaggggggaagaaaaaactccTTCATCTCGGAAAGCGACAAACTGCACCTACTGCAGTGCCTCAGCAGAGCTAGCTTCTCCAAGGAAGGAACTTTGGACGgtcctaaaaaaaaggaaaatatcttTCGCTACCATTCGTTTTGCATAAATGGGGGGGAGAAGGCCGCCATTCAAAAGGGAAACCATGCCTCTTCGCAAAAACTAGGCTCGGCCAGGGGGGTCAACAGGACGGCCAAGCAGTGGCTCAGGTCGCAACAGAGAATCGCCAAATTGGTGCCGAAGAGAGCATCACCGGAGGGGCCAAAGGAAGAGTTGAGGGAAGCAccgaaggaggaagaccCCCTGGCAGCGCAAAAATCAGGCGAGGACACACCAAAACAACACCCTGCCTGCTCACAAGTGcgcaaaaaggagcaaaacaCCAAAACGACCCCCAATagtaacgaaaaaataaaaagacaCAGAAAAGATAttctcctttcccttcaAAACAATAATTCTTCCCGCTCAGTACAAATctcaaaaggaaaaaaaaaacagaaagagtttttaaaaaataattctgcGATAGACATAGTACCTTCTTCTTTACATGGAAAGAAGAGCTCTCCTAATTTGTTTCCCATGGGAGGAAATGCTTCGAGAACTAAAGCTGTGCACTCAACCGAATGGGTGAAAAAGACGACAACGAAccggtggaaagaaggactCCTCCCTCGGGGGGCAGGGTTTAAACTCCAAAGGGGCCGTGTTAACGTTGCTAGGCCAAACTTAGCTGGCAGCCACCGAGGCGGACCAGATCGAAGTAAGAAcgaaaaatggggaacacCACGtgagggaggaaagaaagagcATCTCCCCCCAGATGAACAGAATAGGCACACAAGTACCTCACGCGTAGACATTGATCATTCTTTGGAAAACTCTCTCATCCTGACTGTATCATCGTCTTCTTCAGCGTCCTCATCGTCGTCGtcacctttttcctcttcctcttcctgcaATGTAATTTATTCTGTCTCTTCGTACGACAAGGAGGGAACGAGAAAAAGTTCCAGGGTTGTATTTTCTGGCGGAGATGACCACAGGGGGGGACACACACACGGAATGACACGTCATTATACGGTTGGGAGGGAGGAAGCAGTGAAGGtgggtaaaaatatttctccttttgtccCTCCTTGTGAAATGGATAcccaggaggaggaagtgtTAAGAGGTGAGAGCGCAGAGGGGTGCCCCGTTAATGTGGGCATATCCGTTGGGGGACAGACGGTACGAAGGAAGAACGGCAAAAAGAACTCCACgggaaagagggaaaaaagggcaaaaaagaGCATCCCAATTCATGGAAAGGCTGAGCAAGTTGTCCCGCTGGACCAAATCGACCCGGTGGAAGAAATGTGCCAAATCGTTCGGTACAAAAAGGCCGTCACCAaattgaagaggaaaattttaaacggggtaaaaagaataagggaGGTTCATTCGGTTAGGGAAGCAGCACATGCAGGAGGACATCCTGGAGGACAGTTCGTGCAGTTTGTTAAGCGGGCCAAGAGAGCGTTGGAGGACAGGCGGGCAGGGTCAACCAGTGGGATGGTAACCACCCCAGATGGACAAGATAgaccaaagggaagaagccaACCTGAGCCTTACCAACGAGCAGACACATGCGAACTTTTCCtacagaaaaacaaaaacgaagCGCTGCTCAGAAAATACATAGACAGGAAGAAGCATCTAATGAACCACGTCAAAACATATATCTTGATCCACCAGAGGAGGCACCAGAAAGAGTGTCTACATAAAAGGAgagcagaaaaaggggggggaaataacaCTGTAGCCATGTGGTTGGAGGTAGACTcagagaggaagaaaaaggaaaggaaagaccAACCTTGTGGGGAAGTGAACGAAGAAGGGGAGTTTTCTCCCATGATTAGTCCACCCCAGGGAGAAGACCTCCAAATGGTTGTTACTCCACTGTTAAGCGAAGCTGTGGGGAGGAGTTCCCACGGGTGCCATGTCGAGAAGACAGACTCATTGACGAAGCAGCCATTCGTGGTAACACATGATGCAGACTATTCCGTCATAACCACGCAGGGGgaagtacataaaaatgcaaaaaatgaggaggaaggaaaattaaaaaaaagtgaaataaacCTTAAAGATGATAAGGGTAGCGTCAAAGAGAGAATTTTCGATAACCGTACCTTTGAAGAGGAGCTCCTTCATCCTGGAAGCTTCTCTTCTAAACGAGTGAAGGAATTCCTGAACGGAAGCGACATCCTGACGAAGGAACTGGAAACGCCAAATGGATGGAGTGCCCTCGGGAGGAGTTCATTTTGCCTGTCCCATTTGGATACCCTAAGCAaatcaaaggaaaaaattaatgccatgaaaagtggaaaaatgtTTCTATGCTCCAGTGAGAACA
It includes:
- a CDS encoding Calcium-dependent protein kinase, yielding MGNAINKLIDHYSNVEKKKKSEYKFGKVLGCGSFGVVRECINKQTKEVYADFFEDKHKFYIILEKCEGGELFYTVVKNKCLLESESIQIVRQICCALEYLHSRNIIHRDIKAENFLFKNKNTKSIKLIDFGMAKKVNCEYLTELCGSPHYISPELIRKKYTISSDIWALGVMVFFMLTGKYPFEGKNTPKVVDEILNKNINWKSKEFSSLSVEAVDFLKKLLERNEKKRLTAYQALNHPWIKPQVE